A region of Chitinophaga horti DNA encodes the following proteins:
- a CDS encoding DUF6443 domain-containing protein, translating to MKFINILFVVLLCCASVKAQKPVVQTVPAPTRSAGQLPATPSAYPAGIRVNYVRTFEPSKPYTVSASVIAATDVADVKQSTQYLDGLGRPLQTVVKGGAPGKKDLVAPVVYDPYGREEYKYLPYAASGGNGAFRMNPFAGVDSFAQLQYPGESVFFSETQFEPSPLNRPLKQMAAGNSWAGSNRGVGQQYLVNTAADDVRSWDIALADDSYPSSTSAYATGSLFKHITTDEAGNKVVEFQDKSGLIILKKVQIDATPADNHTGWLSTYYVYDQLNRLRFVIPPKAVADMVKANSWSLADPVFRKQLCFRYEYDARNRMRLKQVPGADPVYLVYDIRDRLVFTQDGNLKFAGKWLVTFYDEQNRSVMTALYTSSQTAAALQLVMNSATGSQTITSQVKVPSSLAVDAHDGRAVYQAGTEIVFGDGFDTGIGAETETLLDPNAIATTETIVASLAPVLPSAQLEPLTYTYYDNYAYAGAKASQAVTLSADAADNPDVQPTALAVKGIITGTKVKLLDGSNQWLVTTSYYDSKGRIKQVLADNAASGTEVLTTLYDFSNRPLRSQLFHHNPRSAVATRDTLLTMYAYDHAGRVASMRKKLNTGPLVEIAANEYDNAGQLNKKTFKKSSGSFLESLDYHYNIRGWLTGINKDYANGSGTHFFGQELNYNYGFEAVQYNGNITGTKWRGAGGERRAYGFTYDRSNRLMSAEFNQLTGGAWNKSANINYDIKMGDGLHHDSAYDANGNILRMQQWGYSGGASSQIDDLRYTYIGGGNKLAGVKDAFNNATSTLGDFKELITGGLNDYAYDSSGNMIGDGNKGISDILYNHLNLPDKVAMDGKGVIKYVYDAAGVKHAKLVLDSTGGVVRHHRTDYISGMVYENDTLRLVSHEEGRIRADYTGGTRSFIYDYFVKDHLGSVRQVLTEATTQGLYLATMETAAAPLENALFSNIDATRNAAPVGYGEQKSTFVSRLNGKDPARRIGPSLVLKVMPGDTISLGARAFYKSMAPKDPGKQVTGRDMAAALLSAFAGAPGSTGEHAGGTGAEGRSPFSGQFYDGQYQRLKDKDAESRKSLTRPKAYLNYVLFNDQFKLVEENSGTKQVKETPDEVQVLAHDKMVIKESGFLYVYASNEAPQDVYFDDVVVMMASGPVLEETHYYPFGLTMSGISTKALGPLENRYLYNGKELQSKEFSTGGLGWYDYGARMMDPQIGRWHVIDPLAEFAESLTPFRYGYNNPISFIDNLGLSEGWYGDSTGATVFSPTVNSQKDLTDQGISGTYLGQEGYGIDESSGYINHYNSDGTITQGAVTLSGVTVSPGLIGGFPAEMVLKARGYNYYKGSWNAFQDGVRSQERSFKFINNYFAPVVTTVAGGGLQGMGAAGVTRALTGTVVWTAGTSNSTMIAAANVNASIKALNMTNAAAGKFFGWGSGVNTKTAADFTVQSLKDAGITKSALEALAKAYYQVAQYSSNNPSAYIRYQQLSEILTLFN from the coding sequence ATGAAATTCATCAATATATTGTTTGTCGTGCTGCTGTGCTGCGCATCAGTAAAGGCACAAAAGCCAGTGGTACAAACAGTCCCTGCTCCTACACGTTCGGCCGGTCAACTGCCAGCCACGCCTTCGGCTTACCCTGCCGGGATCCGCGTGAATTATGTGCGGACGTTTGAACCATCAAAGCCTTACACTGTATCCGCGAGCGTTATAGCCGCGACAGATGTGGCCGATGTAAAACAATCTACCCAGTACCTCGATGGCCTGGGGCGTCCGTTGCAAACCGTTGTTAAGGGTGGGGCACCTGGTAAGAAAGACCTTGTAGCGCCAGTGGTATATGACCCATACGGCCGTGAAGAGTACAAATACCTTCCCTATGCCGCGTCAGGAGGGAACGGCGCTTTTAGAATGAACCCTTTCGCGGGCGTTGATTCTTTTGCGCAGTTACAGTACCCCGGCGAGTCTGTCTTTTTTAGCGAAACACAGTTTGAACCTTCGCCGCTTAATCGCCCCCTGAAGCAAATGGCAGCGGGTAACAGCTGGGCCGGCAGTAATCGCGGTGTTGGACAGCAATACCTCGTTAACACAGCGGCAGACGATGTACGTAGCTGGGACATAGCCCTGGCAGACGACAGTTATCCGTCTAGCACCTCGGCATACGCAACCGGCAGCTTATTTAAACACATAACGACCGATGAAGCGGGAAACAAGGTAGTGGAGTTCCAGGATAAGTCGGGCCTGATCATTTTGAAGAAGGTACAGATAGATGCAACGCCTGCCGATAATCACACAGGCTGGCTAAGCACGTATTATGTGTATGACCAGCTGAACCGTTTGCGCTTTGTGATCCCGCCTAAGGCGGTTGCAGATATGGTGAAAGCGAACAGCTGGAGCCTGGCCGACCCGGTATTCCGTAAACAATTATGTTTTCGCTATGAGTATGACGCCAGAAACCGCATGCGCCTGAAGCAAGTTCCCGGGGCAGATCCCGTTTACCTGGTGTATGATATACGTGATCGCCTGGTGTTTACCCAGGACGGTAACCTAAAGTTCGCCGGCAAGTGGCTGGTTACTTTCTACGACGAACAAAACCGTTCGGTGATGACCGCGCTTTATACCTCCTCCCAAACGGCAGCCGCATTACAACTTGTTATGAATAGCGCGACGGGCTCGCAAACCATCACTTCGCAGGTGAAAGTACCCTCTTCCCTGGCCGTAGACGCGCACGATGGCCGGGCGGTTTACCAGGCCGGCACGGAGATCGTTTTCGGTGATGGCTTTGATACTGGCATCGGGGCGGAGACAGAAACTTTACTGGACCCTAACGCCATCGCCACCACAGAAACCATAGTGGCGTCATTGGCACCAGTACTGCCGTCGGCCCAGTTAGAGCCACTGACCTATACCTATTATGACAACTATGCCTACGCGGGTGCCAAAGCCTCGCAGGCCGTAACGTTGTCGGCCGATGCTGCTGACAATCCCGACGTACAGCCGACTGCTCTGGCTGTGAAGGGAATAATCACCGGGACTAAAGTGAAGCTGCTGGACGGAAGTAACCAATGGCTTGTAACAACTAGCTATTATGACAGCAAGGGCCGCATTAAACAAGTGTTGGCAGACAATGCCGCCAGTGGTACCGAGGTGCTCACGACATTATACGATTTTAGCAACCGGCCATTACGCTCGCAACTTTTTCATCATAACCCGCGCAGTGCCGTGGCCACCAGGGATACCCTGCTTACGATGTATGCTTACGATCATGCCGGCCGCGTAGCCAGCATGCGCAAAAAATTAAACACTGGTCCCCTTGTAGAGATAGCCGCTAATGAGTACGACAATGCAGGTCAGCTTAATAAAAAGACCTTTAAGAAGTCATCCGGGAGCTTTCTGGAGTCGCTGGATTACCATTACAACATCCGTGGATGGTTGACGGGCATCAATAAAGATTACGCGAATGGCAGCGGCACTCACTTTTTTGGCCAGGAATTAAATTACAATTACGGTTTTGAAGCAGTGCAGTACAATGGTAATATCACAGGTACAAAATGGAGAGGAGCAGGGGGAGAACGCCGTGCCTATGGCTTCACCTATGATCGCAGCAACCGTTTGATGAGCGCCGAATTTAATCAGCTGACCGGCGGTGCCTGGAATAAGTCTGCCAATATCAACTACGACATAAAAATGGGTGATGGTCTTCACCACGACTCCGCCTACGACGCCAATGGCAACATCCTCCGGATGCAGCAGTGGGGGTATAGCGGCGGAGCCAGTTCGCAGATAGACGACCTCAGATATACCTATATCGGCGGCGGCAATAAGCTGGCCGGTGTGAAAGATGCATTCAATAACGCTACGTCCACCTTGGGTGATTTCAAAGAGCTCATAACCGGTGGTTTGAATGATTATGCTTACGACAGCAGCGGCAACATGATCGGGGATGGTAATAAGGGAATCTCGGACATCCTCTATAACCATCTGAACCTTCCGGACAAGGTGGCAATGGACGGAAAAGGTGTGATAAAATACGTATACGACGCGGCAGGCGTTAAGCATGCAAAATTGGTACTGGATAGTACCGGCGGTGTAGTGCGTCACCATCGCACCGATTATATTTCCGGTATGGTATACGAGAACGATACCCTTCGCCTGGTGTCCCATGAGGAAGGCCGCATCCGCGCAGATTACACCGGCGGTACCCGTTCTTTTATCTACGATTATTTTGTGAAAGATCACCTGGGCAGCGTCCGGCAGGTGCTGACGGAAGCCACCACCCAGGGACTTTACCTGGCCACTATGGAAACCGCCGCGGCCCCGTTAGAGAATGCATTATTCTCCAATATCGATGCCACACGAAACGCTGCCCCGGTAGGCTACGGCGAGCAAAAGAGCACGTTCGTATCCAGGCTGAATGGCAAAGATCCCGCACGCCGTATCGGGCCATCGCTCGTGTTGAAAGTAATGCCTGGCGACACCATATCACTGGGTGCCAGGGCTTTTTATAAATCAATGGCGCCGAAAGATCCCGGTAAACAAGTAACAGGCCGCGACATGGCCGCCGCATTGTTAAGTGCCTTTGCCGGCGCTCCGGGAAGCACGGGCGAACACGCCGGCGGAACAGGAGCGGAGGGAAGATCACCTTTCAGCGGCCAGTTTTACGATGGTCAATACCAGCGACTGAAAGATAAAGATGCTGAATCCCGAAAGTCACTAACCCGGCCCAAAGCCTACCTGAATTATGTGCTGTTCAACGATCAGTTCAAGCTCGTGGAAGAGAATAGTGGTACCAAACAAGTAAAGGAAACACCCGACGAAGTGCAGGTGCTGGCACACGATAAAATGGTGATAAAGGAAAGTGGATTTTTGTATGTTTACGCCAGTAACGAAGCCCCGCAGGACGTTTATTTCGATGACGTGGTGGTAATGATGGCCAGTGGTCCGGTGTTGGAGGAAACGCATTATTATCCGTTTGGGTTGACGATGAGTGGGATATCGACTAAGGCGCTTGGGCCGTTGGAGAATAGGTATTTGTATAATGGGAAAGAGTTGCAAAGCAAAGAATTTTCGACCGGGGGATTAGGATGGTATGATTACGGGGCAAGGATGATGGACCCACAAATTGGGAGGTGGCACGTGATTGACCCGTTAGCTGAGTTTGCAGAAAGTCTTACGCCGTTTAGATATGGCTATAATAATCCAATTAGCTTTATTGATAATTTAGGCCTTTCCGAAGGTTGGTATGGAGATTCTACTGGAGCTACAGTTTTTAGTCCTACAGTCAATAGTCAGAAAGATTTAACAGATCAGGGTATTAGTGGAACGTACTTAGGGCAAGAAGGATACGGAATTGATGAATCGAGTGGGTATATCAATCATTATAACTCCGATGGAACAATAACTCAGGGTGCAGTGACTTTATCTGGAGTAACAGTTAGTCCGGGCTTAATAGGCGGTTTTCCTGCCGAAATGGTTTTGAAAGCAAGAGGGTATAATTACTATAAAGGAAGTTGGAATGCTTTTCAAGATGGGGTTAGAAGCCAGGAGCGGTCATTTAAGTTTATTAATAATTACTTTGCCCCTGTTGTAACAACTGTGGCCGGCGGGGGGTTACAAGGTATGGGAGCCGCTGGTGTGACCAGAGCGTTAACCGGAACTGTAGTTTGGACTGCAGGTACAAGTAATTCCACAATGATTGCCGCGGCAAATGTTAATGCAAGCATTAAGGCGTTAAATATGACAAATGCAGCTGCGGGAAAATTTTTTGGTTGGGGTAGTGGTGTTAACACTAAAACTGCTGCTGATTTTACGGTGCAATCATTAAAAGATGCGGGTATAACAAAAAGTGCTTTAGAGGCTTTAGCGAAGGCATATTATCAGGTGGCCCAGTATAGCTCCAATAATCCTAGTGCTTATATACGTTATCAGCAATTGAGCGAAATTTTAACTTTATTTAATTAG
- a CDS encoding DUF1572 family protein, producing the protein MNGSYQISKRFKEVILNGTLIANTNYKDQLAGTSWELAVSRVDTLNSIAILSQHIHYYIRGVKEVFKGGTLNIRDKDSFDFPPVQSQLQWDTFLATFWNDAAEFANLIEQMPEERLKQVFVDEKYGDYEQNINVMIEHSFYHLGQIVLLKKLLSRRAK; encoded by the coding sequence ATGAATGGATCTTATCAAATATCAAAACGTTTCAAAGAGGTGATCCTGAACGGAACCCTGATCGCCAACACAAACTATAAAGACCAGCTAGCTGGTACAAGCTGGGAGTTGGCCGTGTCCCGCGTGGATACCTTAAACTCCATCGCTATCTTATCCCAACATATTCATTACTATATAAGAGGTGTGAAGGAGGTTTTTAAAGGAGGAACACTCAATATCAGGGATAAAGACAGTTTCGATTTCCCTCCGGTTCAATCACAGCTACAATGGGACACGTTTTTAGCTACCTTTTGGAATGACGCCGCGGAATTTGCCAACCTGATCGAACAGATGCCGGAAGAAAGGCTGAAACAGGTGTTTGTGGATGAGAAATATGGGGATTATGAACAGAATATCAATGTCATGATCGAACATAGCTTTTATCACCTGGGGCAGATAGTACTGTTAAAGAAGCTTCTTTCGCGGCGTGCAAAGTAA
- a CDS encoding SDR family NAD(P)-dependent oxidoreductase: protein MTLSDKTAVIYGASGSMGQAFAEAFAAAGATVLLTGRNPDALEAVVAGITAKGGKAEIAIVDALSATSIQRHLAQVKQLDISFNAIGWKDTQDVPLIDMHPEDFLRPIHIAIETQFLTATAAARTMLKQGSGVILTLTATPGGVAYPLTGGFGVACCAVESFSKNLASELGPGGVRVVNIRSGGSPDTRVFREAIELGGEQGKRAIQRLEGDTMLKQLPMMADIANTGVFLASDLARKITGVTVDVTAGTTTGLNHSTEMMKFGA, encoded by the coding sequence ATGACCTTATCCGATAAAACCGCCGTGATTTACGGCGCATCCGGCTCCATGGGACAAGCCTTTGCCGAGGCATTCGCCGCCGCGGGCGCCACCGTGTTGCTTACCGGCCGCAACCCCGATGCCCTCGAAGCCGTCGTCGCCGGCATTACTGCAAAAGGAGGAAAAGCCGAAATCGCGATCGTAGATGCCCTCAGCGCTACGTCTATCCAGCGGCACCTGGCGCAGGTTAAGCAGCTGGACATCTCCTTCAACGCCATCGGCTGGAAGGATACACAGGACGTGCCACTTATTGATATGCACCCCGAGGATTTTCTGCGCCCCATTCACATCGCTATAGAAACACAGTTCCTTACCGCCACCGCTGCCGCCCGCACCATGTTGAAACAAGGCTCCGGCGTGATCCTTACCTTGACCGCCACACCAGGCGGTGTTGCGTACCCGCTCACCGGCGGATTCGGCGTCGCCTGTTGTGCCGTGGAAAGCTTCTCAAAGAACCTCGCCTCAGAGCTTGGCCCTGGTGGCGTTCGCGTAGTGAATATCCGTTCCGGCGGCTCCCCGGACACCCGTGTGTTCAGGGAAGCCATCGAACTTGGCGGCGAACAGGGAAAACGTGCCATTCAGCGGCTGGAAGGCGATACCATGTTAAAGCAGTTGCCGATGATGGCCGATATTGCGAATACAGGTGTGTTCCTCGCCTCGGACTTGGCGCGGAAGATTACTGGTGTTACCGTGGATGTGACGGCGGGTACTACTACTGGGCTGAACCACTCGACCGAGATGATGAAGTTTGGGGCGTAG
- a CDS encoding MBL fold metallo-hydrolase has product MKIIALYEGSYIVNKQKVFTPITPGMARVPGDGTKVGICPFLVEAGTDLILMDTGTGAERDGVNVVVSLIRQHGYRPEQVTHVLLSHFHKDHTNGIGSGATGIYTNAKIYAQRRGLEHALSQTNNPSFNQPALQQLQQLSNLQLLNEDKGQLSEHIFFEMDGGHCPFHQHFFIREGGETAFYGGDNLPQRYYLEHNWAYKNDADGKTAMHLREQWEQEARKAHWSVLFYHDTRDNVVQF; this is encoded by the coding sequence ATGAAAATCATCGCACTGTACGAAGGAAGTTATATCGTGAATAAGCAAAAGGTATTCACACCGATCACGCCCGGCATGGCAAGGGTTCCCGGCGATGGCACGAAGGTGGGCATCTGCCCTTTCCTGGTAGAAGCGGGTACGGATTTGATACTGATGGACACTGGTACGGGCGCGGAACGCGACGGAGTGAACGTAGTTGTTTCGCTGATACGGCAGCACGGTTACAGGCCGGAGCAGGTAACGCATGTACTGCTCTCGCATTTTCATAAAGACCATACGAATGGGATTGGCAGCGGCGCTACGGGGATTTATACCAACGCGAAGATCTATGCACAGCGGCGCGGGCTGGAGCATGCGTTGTCGCAGACAAACAATCCTTCCTTTAACCAGCCAGCCCTACAGCAATTACAGCAGTTGTCCAATCTCCAGCTACTCAATGAAGACAAGGGCCAGTTATCGGAACACATCTTTTTCGAAATGGATGGCGGCCACTGCCCTTTCCACCAGCACTTTTTCATTCGGGAAGGCGGGGAAACGGCCTTCTATGGCGGCGATAACCTCCCGCAGCGTTACTACCTGGAGCATAACTGGGCGTATAAGAACGATGCGGACGGTAAAACGGCGATGCACCTGCGGGAGCAATGGGAACAGGAGGCCCGCAAGGCCCACTGGTCGGTGCTTTTCTACCATGACACACGGGACAATGTAGTCCAGTTCTAG